The following is a genomic window from Candidatus Poribacteria bacterium.
CAAGCGATTGGTTGAAAAAGATGAGGAACTTGTCAAAGAGGTGATCCAGCTCGAATCGCATGCCTATCGAAAAGCCACCGTTGAAACCCTTGCATTACTCAATTGGATGCGTCGTTTTGTTGATGGTCTAATTGAAAATTAAGGAAGGCCCACTAATGCCCGCAAATTATCATCCATCAGATACCACAAAGATTGTCAAACTTGAGTTCGTCTCTAATCTTGAAACTCGTTATGCAAGTGACTTGAATGCTGGCGGACCTCGCTTGCAAAATTTACTAAATCGCCTTCGCCTTTCCCCTAACGCCCACGTCTGGGTTAAAATACGAGATAATCCAAATAGGGGTATTGAAGGGAAGTGGTTGGTAATGGATGGGAAACATAACCTTTTTATTTTCAGAAATGTAAATAAACTTGAAGTTTATAAACGCCCCAATATTGAAAACTGTGCATTAGAATATAGTTATTTTTTGCAAATTGATCCACCAAATAATATTGATAAGATTGATTTTCCTAGATATATTCAGCCTCCCGATTCAGGCCTTATTGCTCAACTAAGAGAACGACAAACACAACAACTTGTGCAATTTGCTAAACAAGGTGTTAAACTATACTGCGTTGAGGCAACGGTTGATTGGCGATTGGTCGTAGGCATCGGGAGTGAACATGTCCAAGAAACAAGTATGACGCTTCACCACATCTACGGTATCCCGTATATTCCTGGGAGTGCAGTTAAAGGTGTATTACGGCATTGGTGGTTACAAGAAGGCGAAATTGACGAAGATAAAGCTCTTGAAGATACAGATTTTCTGACTGTTTTTGGCAGTCAAAAACAGCGCGGGAAAGTACAGTTTCTTGATGCTTATCCTAAAAATGTCTGCTTTACAACTGACATCATGAATCCACACTATCCTAAATATTACAGTGGCAGCGAACCGCCAACTGACCATCAAAATCCCGTGCCTATTAATTTCCTTGCTGTTGAAGAGACTACTTTCCGATTCGCTTTCTTAGCAAAGACTCAAGAGCCACTTGATGAACTCAAGAATCGGTTTGAGGACGCGTTGAAATTAAAAGGTATTGGT
Proteins encoded in this region:
- the cmr6 gene encoding type III-B CRISPR module RAMP protein Cmr6, which translates into the protein MPANYHPSDTTKIVKLEFVSNLETRYASDLNAGGPRLQNLLNRLRLSPNAHVWVKIRDNPNRGIEGKWLVMDGKHNLFIFRNVNKLEVYKRPNIENCALEYSYFLQIDPPNNIDKIDFPRYIQPPDSGLIAQLRERQTQQLVQFAKQGVKLYCVEATVDWRLVVGIGSEHVQETSMTLHHIYGIPYIPGSAVKGVLRHWWLQEGEIDEDKALEDTDFLTVFGSQKQRGKVQFLDAYPKNVCFTTDIMNPHYPKYYSGSEPPTDHQNPVPINFLAVEETTFRFAFLAKTQEPLDELKNRFEDALKLKGIGAKTSVGYGYFTDFKDKTDNVTDKLKQEQEAAKKQREAERLANLSPIEQFVEELNRLTDKPVDEQRAVEIYNNELPSLEGNEKQLIAQAFKAYWQRINKWDGGSNKQRRKVMEIKSILGDS